Proteins co-encoded in one Pseudocalidococcus azoricus BACA0444 genomic window:
- a CDS encoding circadian clock protein KaiA, producing the protein MNRPYCLNICGLVHSPGLSKELTAEFAHDPQNYHWVNFPQIGSFSHYLDQHRHQVDCLIVEWQPGLGDLFTYLHHSATVLPTVLIGPKSELSPQDPPHYHAAEIILNQASPEQIPIALDHAITHFLKLSQACPLPLPPNLDLSPETIQSHSSRQNTLSERLKERLGYLGVYYKRDTQQFFRHMPATTKAKFVAELQADYRHIILEYFHQNSQVNTLMDTFVTKAFLADISVSQILEIHIELMDNFAKQLKLEGRNEDILLDYRLTLIDVIAHLCEMYRRSIPREA; encoded by the coding sequence GTGAACCGCCCCTATTGTCTAAATATTTGTGGCTTAGTTCATTCCCCAGGCCTGAGTAAAGAATTGACCGCAGAATTTGCCCATGATCCGCAAAACTACCACTGGGTCAACTTTCCGCAGATTGGCAGCTTTAGCCATTACCTGGATCAACATCGGCATCAGGTGGATTGCTTGATTGTGGAATGGCAACCTGGCCTGGGAGATTTATTTACCTACCTCCACCACAGTGCCACCGTCTTACCCACCGTTTTAATTGGCCCGAAATCCGAACTGTCGCCCCAAGACCCGCCCCACTACCATGCCGCTGAAATTATCCTCAACCAGGCCAGCCCCGAACAAATACCGATTGCTTTGGATCACGCCATTACCCATTTCTTAAAACTGTCCCAGGCCTGTCCCTTGCCCCTCCCCCCCAATTTGGATCTATCTCCCGAAACCATCCAGAGTCACTCATCTCGCCAAAATACCCTCTCAGAACGTCTCAAAGAACGCTTAGGGTACTTAGGAGTGTATTACAAACGAGATACTCAGCAGTTTTTCCGGCATATGCCCGCGACCACCAAAGCAAAATTTGTCGCCGAGCTTCAGGCCGATTACCGTCATATTATCTTGGAATATTTTCATCAAAATAGTCAGGTCAATACCCTGATGGATACCTTTGTCACTAAAGCCTTTTTGGCCGATATCTCCGTCTCCCAAATTTTGGAAATTCATATCGAACTGATGGATAATTTTGCCAAGCAGCTTAAGCTAGAGGGGCGCAATGAGGATATTCTCCTTGATTATCGGTTGACCTTAATTGATGTGATTGCCCACCTCTGCGAAATGTATCGGCGTTCGATTCCCCGCGAGGCCTAA
- the kaiB gene encoding circadian clock protein KaiB, producing the protein MSPLRKTYILKLYVAGNTPNSVRALRTLNNILDQEFKGVYALKVIDVLKNPQLAEEDKILATPTLAKILPLPVRKIIGDLSDREKVLIGLDLLYEEISDPGPDFLLQDEGD; encoded by the coding sequence ATGAGTCCATTGCGAAAAACCTACATTCTCAAGCTCTATGTCGCTGGCAATACCCCTAATTCTGTCCGGGCGTTGCGCACCTTAAACAATATTTTGGATCAAGAATTTAAGGGGGTCTATGCCCTGAAAGTGATTGACGTTCTCAAAAATCCCCAATTAGCTGAAGAAGATAAAATCCTCGCCACCCCAACTCTAGCCAAAATCTTGCCCCTGCCCGTGCGGAAAATTATCGGGGATCTCTCAGATCGGGAAAAAGTCTTAATTGGCCTGGATTTGCTCTATGAAGAAATATCTGATCCCGGCCCAGATTTCTTACTCCAAGACGAGGGTGACTAA
- the kaiC gene encoding circadian clock protein KaiC, with the protein MTFSNSDDLPTLPRRHRTEVEKVRTMIEGFDDISRGGLPKGRTTLVSGTSGTGKTLLAMQFLYNGITIFDDPGVFVTFEESPNDIIKNALSFGWDLQTLIDQGKLFILDASPDPEGQEVAGDFDLSALIERIQYAIRKYKANRVSIDSVTAVFQQYDAASVVRREIFRLAARLKQLGVTTVMTTERVDEYGPVARFGVEEFVSDNVVILRNVLEGERRRRTAEILKLRGTTHMKGEYPFTITQEGINIFPLGAMRLTQRSSNVRVSSGVPKLDEMCGGGFFKDSIILVTGATGTGKTLLVSKFLETGCKSGERALLFAYEESRAQLSRNASSWGIDFEDMEQKGLLRIICAYPESAGLEDHLQIIKSEIADFKPSRIAIDSLSALDRGVSNNAFRQFVIGVTGFAKQEELTGFFTNTTDQFMGSNSITESHISTITDSIILLQYVEIRGEMSRALNVFKMRGSWHDKGIREYVITEQGAEIKDSFRNFERIISGSPTRIAVDEKSELSRIIKDVQGLGS; encoded by the coding sequence ATGACATTTTCTAATTCAGACGATTTACCAACCTTGCCTCGCCGCCACCGGACCGAAGTCGAAAAAGTGCGGACGATGATTGAAGGCTTTGATGACATTAGTCGGGGGGGGCTACCCAAGGGCCGAACCACCTTAGTCAGCGGCACATCGGGGACAGGCAAAACCCTCTTGGCGATGCAATTTCTCTACAACGGCATCACCATCTTTGATGATCCTGGTGTTTTCGTCACCTTTGAAGAATCCCCCAATGACATTATTAAAAATGCCCTGAGTTTTGGCTGGGATCTGCAAACCCTGATCGATCAAGGCAAGCTGTTTATTCTCGATGCCTCCCCGGATCCGGAAGGGCAGGAAGTCGCCGGAGATTTTGATTTATCGGCCCTGATTGAACGCATCCAGTACGCCATTCGCAAATACAAAGCTAATCGGGTTTCCATTGATTCGGTGACAGCAGTGTTTCAGCAGTACGATGCGGCCTCGGTGGTGCGGCGGGAAATTTTTCGGTTAGCGGCCCGGCTCAAGCAACTGGGTGTGACCACCGTCATGACTACGGAGCGAGTGGATGAGTATGGGCCAGTGGCGCGGTTTGGCGTTGAAGAATTTGTTTCCGATAATGTGGTGATTCTCCGCAATGTCTTAGAAGGGGAACGGCGGCGGCGCACGGCAGAAATCCTCAAACTGCGCGGCACAACCCACATGAAGGGGGAATATCCATTCACGATTACCCAGGAAGGGATCAATATCTTCCCCCTTGGGGCCATGCGCTTAACTCAACGTTCCTCCAATGTCCGGGTCTCCTCTGGGGTGCCAAAACTGGATGAGATGTGCGGTGGCGGCTTCTTTAAGGACTCAATTATTTTGGTGACGGGGGCAACGGGAACTGGAAAAACCCTCTTGGTCAGTAAATTCCTGGAAACGGGCTGTAAATCTGGGGAGCGGGCCTTGTTGTTTGCCTATGAAGAATCTCGAGCCCAACTTTCACGCAATGCCTCCTCTTGGGGAATTGATTTTGAAGATATGGAGCAAAAGGGACTGTTACGGATTATCTGTGCCTATCCTGAGTCGGCCGGCTTAGAGGATCACCTGCAAATTATCAAATCGGAAATTGCTGACTTTAAGCCCTCCCGAATTGCGATTGACTCGTTATCTGCGTTGGATCGGGGGGTGAGCAATAACGCCTTTCGCCAGTTTGTGATTGGGGTGACGGGGTTTGCTAAACAGGAAGAACTCACAGGATTTTTTACCAACACCACCGATCAATTCATGGGGTCAAACTCGATTACGGAATCCCATATTTCGACAATTACGGACTCGATTATTCTGCTGCAATATGTGGAAATTCGGGGTGAAATGTCTCGAGCCTTGAACGTGTTTAAGATGCGTGGCTCTTGGCATGACAAAGGGATTCGGGAATATGTGATCACCGAACAAGGGGCAGAAATTAAAGACTCGTTCCGGAACTTTGAGCGGATTATTAGTGGCTCCCCAACTCGGATTGCGGTAGATGAAAAGAGTGAGTTATCCCGAATTATCAAGGATGTGCAGGGCCTGGGGTCTTAA
- a CDS encoding cofactor assembly of complex C subunit B, translating to MSQADPNRYLRLMPLAAGVVGGVLLLLNRLTSVELTTSQARSDVVGTILGAFLILTGLIWQQVQPRPPESVTLNGTEQFDLLETLPDALKLELAWASHSLLTNTPTQALVIWYRGQVLLRRGILPETTLTTPGPIVQQALTKERPIYLVKLPLYPGRVEFDYLPDNTQGLICQPLGKAGVLILGANAPRSYTRQDERWVTAIAEKIAQACESTLTPQS from the coding sequence ATGTCCCAGGCCGATCCCAATCGCTATTTACGGTTAATGCCTCTTGCCGCTGGAGTTGTGGGGGGTGTCCTGCTACTACTAAATCGGCTAACCAGTGTTGAGTTAACGACATCCCAGGCCCGCTCCGATGTAGTAGGGACAATTTTGGGGGCATTTCTGATTTTGACAGGTCTTATTTGGCAGCAAGTTCAACCCCGTCCGCCGGAATCCGTCACCTTAAATGGCACAGAACAATTTGACCTTTTAGAGACGCTCCCCGATGCCTTAAAACTCGAACTGGCCTGGGCCTCCCATAGCTTACTCACCAATACTCCAACCCAAGCCCTCGTGATTTGGTATCGCGGCCAAGTCCTCCTCCGGCGGGGAATCTTACCAGAGACAACCCTGACAACCCCCGGCCCGATTGTGCAGCAAGCCTTGACCAAGGAACGCCCCATTTATTTGGTTAAACTCCCCCTCTATCCCGGCCGGGTTGAATTTGATTATTTGCCGGACAATACCCAAGGTCTGATCTGTCAACCGTTGGGAAAAGCAGGGGTTTTGATTTTAGGTGCCAATGCCCCGCGCAGTTATACTCGCCAAGATGAACGTTGGGTTACCGCCATTGCCGAGAAGATAGCCCAGGCCTGTGAAAGTACCCTAACACCTCAGTCCTGA
- a CDS encoding GNAT family N-acetyltransferase codes for MIQILKSMEPSIRPARPGDEQVIFGFIQELAAYENLAHTVTGTPAQLHQHLFTPPVMAQAWIVEWEGEPVGYGLGFPFVSGLKHGLYLEDLYISPAFRRQGLGQTLLAFLANLTRQRGGNAMRWTVLADNTPAIQFYQQLGAMIYPQARIGRLTEAALIELTKNNSDHPDPTGVIRTYTSYSTFLTQPGLFVADRVDFGTLGASNSDLVEIELRGLARLCSQRNYGRLEWWVNLGEVDPWLGAGLGGEVLADWRFCDLNDSALTSLAARSPDHGSIR; via the coding sequence ATGATCCAAATTCTCAAATCTATGGAGCCAAGCATCCGTCCGGCCAGGCCTGGGGATGAGCAAGTAATTTTTGGCTTTATCCAAGAGTTAGCGGCCTATGAAAACCTGGCTCATACCGTCACTGGAACCCCAGCCCAGCTTCATCAGCACTTGTTTACACCCCCTGTGATGGCCCAGGCCTGGATCGTCGAATGGGAGGGTGAACCAGTGGGCTATGGTTTAGGATTTCCCTTTGTCAGTGGTTTGAAGCATGGTCTGTATTTGGAAGACCTCTATATTTCTCCAGCATTTCGGCGGCAGGGCCTGGGGCAAACACTGTTAGCATTTCTGGCAAATTTGACTCGACAACGGGGGGGGAATGCCATGCGCTGGACAGTTTTAGCAGACAATACCCCGGCGATTCAGTTTTATCAGCAGTTGGGCGCGATGATTTATCCCCAGGCCCGGATTGGCAGATTGACCGAGGCGGCTTTAATTGAGTTAACAAAGAATAATTCAGATCACCCCGATCCAACCGGAGTTATCCGTACCTACACCAGTTACTCCACGTTTTTAACCCAGCCTGGCCTGTTTGTGGCGGATCGTGTTGACTTTGGAACCTTAGGGGCCAGTAATTCTGATCTCGTTGAAATTGAACTGCGGGGCCTGGCCAGACTTTGTTCTCAGCGCAATTATGGCCGCTTGGAATGGTGGGTGAACTTAGGAGAAGTAGATCCCTGGTTGGGGGCTGGACTGGGGGGGGAAGTACTCGCAGATTGGCGGTTTTGTGACCTTAATGATTCCGCATTAACATCTTTGGCTGCCCGTAGTCCAGATCACGGATCAATTCGTTAA
- a CDS encoding S41 family peptidase gives MAGVSEELTSENWKQAWKTVFHFAFKKKIIQSGLGLGLGLVGLCWGIAPGSTAPLQDSPKALVDEAWQFLNQYYIDPQFNEQDWQGLRTDLLSRSYSSPDQAYAVIQQTLARLGDPYTRFLPPREYSQLMRQTQGEQVDVGLVLQEDGDILRVAAIVPQSLATKANLKVGDEIVTINGRSTDRLTLERAQTLMKGPAGSAVKLSVKRGNEKPFIVEIERKGKIDPTVQYQTFSLAGTAVGYIRLSGFNSTSSQDMAAAVQALKKSKVQGFILDLRYNPGGLLDAGIDIARQWLPSGVIVRIRQQQDQAQEVRANQTALTNLPLVILVNNNSASASEILAGALQDQKRALVVGTHTFGKARVQAVHEMSDGSALVVTVARYLTPSGRDIAQQGIIPDVIVPASPGMDQELRLNPQAIPSPKDPIVAKSLELLATQIQTPLVVR, from the coding sequence ATGGCCGGGGTGTCTGAGGAATTAACGTCTGAGAATTGGAAACAGGCCTGGAAAACTGTTTTTCATTTTGCATTTAAGAAAAAGATCATTCAATCTGGCCTGGGGTTAGGTCTGGGGCTAGTTGGACTCTGTTGGGGGATAGCGCCTGGCTCAACGGCTCCTCTCCAAGATTCCCCCAAAGCCTTAGTAGATGAGGCCTGGCAATTTTTGAATCAGTATTACATTGATCCCCAATTTAACGAACAGGATTGGCAAGGACTCCGCACCGATCTCCTCTCCCGCAGCTACAGTAGTCCTGACCAGGCCTATGCGGTGATTCAACAAACCTTAGCCAGACTCGGCGATCCCTATACTCGCTTCCTGCCTCCCCGTGAATATAGTCAACTGATGCGGCAGACCCAAGGAGAGCAGGTGGATGTGGGCCTGGTTTTACAAGAGGATGGAGATATTCTTCGGGTTGCGGCCATTGTGCCCCAGTCTCTGGCGACAAAGGCGAACTTGAAAGTCGGGGATGAAATTGTCACCATTAATGGGCGCAGCACAGATCGACTGACCTTGGAGCGGGCCCAAACCCTGATGAAAGGGCCGGCCGGTTCAGCGGTGAAACTTTCCGTCAAGCGGGGCAACGAAAAGCCATTCATCGTTGAAATTGAGCGCAAAGGTAAAATTGACCCCACTGTTCAATACCAAACCTTCTCCTTGGCGGGGACTGCCGTTGGTTATATTCGTTTAAGTGGCTTTAATTCCACCTCCAGTCAGGATATGGCCGCCGCAGTCCAGGCCTTGAAAAAGTCCAAAGTCCAAGGCTTTATTCTGGATTTGCGTTATAACCCAGGTGGCCTCTTGGATGCGGGGATTGATATTGCGAGGCAGTGGCTCCCCAGTGGCGTGATTGTCCGGATTCGTCAACAACAGGATCAAGCCCAAGAAGTGCGTGCAAATCAAACGGCCCTCACTAATCTGCCTCTCGTGATTTTAGTCAATAATAATTCCGCCAGTGCCAGTGAAATTTTAGCCGGAGCCTTACAAGATCAGAAACGAGCCTTAGTGGTGGGGACTCACACCTTTGGCAAAGCCCGTGTCCAAGCCGTCCATGAGATGTCCGATGGCTCTGCCCTAGTTGTCACTGTTGCCCGTTATCTTACCCCCAGTGGTCGCGACATTGCCCAACAGGGAATTATTCCCGATGTAATTGTGCCAGCAAGCCCAGGGATGGATCAAGAATTACGCTTAAACCCCCAGGCTATTCCCAGTCCTAAGGATCCAATTGTGGCTAAAAGCTTAGAACTCTTGGCAACGCAAATTCAAACTCCCTTGGTTGTTCGTTAA
- the purN gene encoding phosphoribosylglycinamide formyltransferase, which translates to MTHALDALLSPAGRLSNSPLPPLKLGVLASGTGSNFAALAQGIAQGELPAEIKVLIYNNPQATVKDKAQAWKIPSQLLNHRDFSRRTDLDQAIVKVLQEYQVDWVIMAGWLRVVTEVLLDAFPDRVVNLHPSLLPSFRGLNAIEQALAAGVKITGCTVHLVRLEVDSGPILVQAAVPVLPDDDPASLHGRIQIQEHRILKQAIHLLHQAQS; encoded by the coding sequence ATGACCCATGCCCTTGATGCCCTCCTGTCACCCGCTGGCCGATTATCAAATTCCCCCCTCCCGCCCTTAAAGCTCGGTGTTTTAGCCTCGGGAACAGGCAGTAATTTCGCAGCCCTGGCCCAAGGTATTGCCCAAGGTGAACTCCCGGCTGAAATTAAAGTCCTGATTTATAACAATCCCCAGGCAACGGTTAAAGACAAAGCCCAGGCCTGGAAGATTCCCAGTCAACTCCTCAACCATCGCGACTTTTCCCGCCGGACTGACCTTGACCAGGCCATTGTGAAGGTATTGCAAGAGTATCAAGTGGATTGGGTGATCATGGCTGGCTGGCTGCGGGTTGTGACCGAAGTTTTACTGGATGCGTTTCCCGACCGGGTGGTGAATTTACATCCCAGTTTACTCCCCAGTTTTCGGGGTCTGAATGCCATTGAACAGGCCTTAGCTGCTGGGGTGAAAATTACAGGCTGTACTGTCCATCTCGTTCGTTTGGAAGTGGATAGTGGGCCAATTTTGGTGCAAGCCGCTGTGCCAGTCCTTCCCGATGACGATCCCGCAAGTCTTCATGGCCGCATCCAGATCCAAGAGCATCGGATTCTCAAGCAAGCTATTCACCTATTGCATCAGGCCCAGAGTTGA
- a CDS encoding L-lactate permease — protein sequence MIYALIALIPILTVFLLLIGLRFPANRAMPIAYGVTVLIALFLWGVPFNWVAAATVQGGGIALEILYIVFGAILLLNTLQASGAIPAIRQSLTSITADRRIQAMIIAWLFGSFIEGASGFGTPAVICVPLLVAIGFPALAAVMIALIIQSTPSTFGAVGTPIVIGIRAGLEGVPDFENALSNFGGNIDLFLRQVGIEAAIVHTVVGTFIPLILAITLTSFFGAEKSWKAGLGAWKFALFAGLAFTVPYLLTAIFIGPEFPTLVGGLVGLGITVFVARQGWFAPAEIWDFPPRDQWAEFWDVSKAAPADSLAKSPQALMNPVLAWLPYGLVGVFLVLSRIIPPLKAGLQAWQPTWSNLFGTSLTVSTQPLYLPPTILLFVVAITYFLHRMEWPTLQQAFQRTLPILLNVTLALGAAVLLARVFINSGTNAQGIDSMPLQLADGLALLVGNSWPLFAPVVGLIGAFVAGSVTVSNMMFSLFQFGMAEKLNLSAPLILALQCVGASAGNVICVPNIVAAAATVGLLGLEGVLIRWLLAPALYYIGFAGLIGLILSQG from the coding sequence GTGATTTATGCCCTAATTGCCCTGATTCCAATTCTGACTGTATTTCTGCTCCTGATTGGATTGCGCTTTCCCGCCAATCGAGCCATGCCTATTGCCTACGGGGTGACGGTGTTGATTGCCCTGTTTCTCTGGGGTGTGCCTTTTAACTGGGTGGCGGCGGCAACGGTACAAGGGGGCGGGATTGCCCTGGAAATTCTCTACATTGTCTTTGGGGCGATTTTGCTGCTAAATACCCTCCAGGCCTCGGGGGCAATTCCGGCCATTCGCCAAAGTTTAACCTCGATCACAGCAGACCGGCGCATCCAAGCGATGATTATTGCCTGGTTATTTGGCAGTTTTATTGAGGGCGCGTCTGGGTTTGGGACTCCGGCGGTGATTTGTGTGCCGCTGTTGGTCGCGATTGGGTTTCCAGCCTTAGCCGCGGTGATGATCGCCCTGATTATTCAAAGCACACCATCTACATTTGGGGCTGTAGGCACACCGATTGTGATTGGCATCCGGGCCGGGTTAGAGGGCGTACCAGACTTTGAGAACGCGTTAAGTAATTTTGGCGGCAACATTGATCTGTTTCTAAGACAGGTGGGCATTGAGGCGGCAATTGTTCACACGGTGGTAGGCACGTTTATTCCCCTGATTTTAGCCATCACCCTGACGAGCTTTTTTGGAGCCGAAAAGTCTTGGAAAGCGGGCCTGGGGGCCTGGAAATTTGCCTTGTTTGCCGGTTTGGCCTTTACTGTCCCCTATCTGCTGACGGCGATTTTCATTGGCCCAGAATTTCCGACCTTAGTGGGGGGACTGGTGGGATTGGGGATCACGGTCTTTGTCGCTCGCCAGGGGTGGTTTGCTCCGGCCGAAATTTGGGACTTTCCCCCCCGCGACCAATGGGCTGAGTTTTGGGATGTGTCTAAAGCCGCCCCGGCCGATAGTCTTGCTAAATCTCCCCAGGCCCTCATGAATCCGGTTTTGGCCTGGTTGCCCTATGGGTTAGTGGGAGTTTTCCTCGTCCTGTCCCGTATCATTCCCCCCTTAAAAGCCGGGTTACAGGCCTGGCAACCTACCTGGAGCAACCTCTTTGGAACAAGCTTAACGGTCTCAACCCAACCCCTTTATTTACCACCGACAATTTTGCTGTTTGTAGTCGCCATTACCTACTTTTTACATCGGATGGAATGGCCCACCTTGCAACAGGCGTTTCAGAGGACATTGCCCATTTTGTTAAACGTGACATTGGCCTTAGGGGCGGCGGTGCTGTTGGCCAGGGTATTCATCAATTCGGGGACTAATGCCCAGGGGATAGACAGTATGCCTTTGCAATTAGCGGATGGGTTGGCCCTGCTGGTGGGCAATAGTTGGCCCTTGTTTGCGCCAGTGGTTGGCCTGATTGGGGCTTTTGTGGCGGGGAGTGTCACCGTTAGTAATATGATGTTTTCCCTGTTTCAGTTTGGCATGGCCGAAAAGCTTAATCTCTCGGCTCCCTTAATTTTGGCGTTGCAATGTGTGGGGGCTTCGGCGGGGAATGTGATTTGTGTCCCAAATATTGTGGCGGCGGCGGCAACTGTGGGCCTGTTGGGCTTAGAAGGGGTTTTAATTCGGTGGCTGTTAGCTCCTGCCCTTTATTACATTGGGTTTGCTGGCCTGATTGGGTTGATCTTGAGTCAAGGGTGA
- a CDS encoding bifunctional nuclease family protein produces MIEMRVAGIALDAATRTPIVLLKDGTERRALPIWIGQAEAKAILLALEQEKPLRPLTHDLMTNILQAWEMTLDRVVIHSLQDNTYYAVLTLRQGEIKKEIDARPSDAIALAVRCDCPIWVLEEVVADASIPVDRDADEAERQAFREFLDKIRPEDFTHQGQDQDLEDSSAS; encoded by the coding sequence ATGATTGAAATGAGAGTTGCGGGAATTGCCCTCGATGCGGCCACTCGTACCCCCATTGTCCTCCTCAAAGATGGGACAGAACGCCGGGCCCTGCCGATTTGGATTGGGCAAGCAGAAGCTAAGGCGATTTTACTCGCCCTGGAACAAGAAAAACCCCTCCGCCCCCTGACCCACGATTTGATGACGAATATCCTCCAGGCCTGGGAGATGACCTTAGATCGGGTCGTGATTCATTCCTTGCAAGATAATACCTACTACGCAGTGTTAACCCTCCGGCAAGGGGAGATTAAAAAAGAAATTGATGCCCGTCCCAGTGATGCCATTGCCCTCGCGGTGCGCTGTGATTGCCCGATTTGGGTTTTAGAAGAAGTGGTTGCCGATGCCTCTATCCCCGTGGATCGCGATGCCGATGAAGCGGAACGCCAGGCCTTTCGGGAGTTTTTGGATAAGATTCGCCCTGAGGACTTTACCCATCAAGGACAGGATCAAGATTTAGAAGATTCCTCCGCCAGTTAG
- a CDS encoding aldo/keto reductase, with amino-acid sequence MQYRQWGQTQQTLSVFSLGTMRYLADQAAALAVIKTALDFGANHIETAQAYGDSELILAQTLQTTINRQDIYITTKLLPVPNAQEFAARLDRSLQRLGVDYIDNVAIHGINTPEHLAWALEFCLPVLETAQAVGKIGAIGFSTHGSLALICQAIESRKFAFVNLHYNYFFQRHAPAIQLAQAFNMGVFIISPADKGGLLYQPSPQLRELCHPIHPLHLTYRFLLSQPGITTLSFGPAGPDEVPFPLEVADQTHPLTDAEKAAFWRIEDHLQATLGLERCHQCQACLPCPEEIAIPEILRLRNLTVGLGMEEYGTYRYQMLEKAGHWFPGRQGARCTDCGDCLPRCPSQLNIPALLRETHSQLRGPGRRRLWEGN; translated from the coding sequence ATGCAATATCGGCAATGGGGCCAAACCCAGCAAACCCTGTCTGTCTTTAGTCTCGGCACCATGCGCTATCTGGCTGATCAGGCGGCAGCTTTGGCAGTGATTAAAACGGCTCTAGACTTCGGGGCCAACCACATTGAAACAGCCCAGGCCTATGGCGACAGTGAGTTAATTTTGGCCCAGACCCTGCAAACGACCATCAACCGTCAAGACATTTACATCACAACCAAACTCTTACCCGTCCCCAATGCCCAGGAATTTGCTGCCCGTTTAGATCGCTCATTGCAACGGTTGGGAGTGGACTACATTGATAACGTGGCGATTCATGGGATTAATACCCCGGAGCACCTGGCCTGGGCTTTAGAGTTTTGTTTACCCGTGTTAGAAACAGCCCAAGCAGTCGGAAAAATTGGCGCAATTGGCTTTTCCACCCACGGATCATTGGCGTTAATTTGCCAGGCCATAGAATCCCGTAAATTTGCCTTTGTTAATCTCCACTACAACTATTTTTTTCAACGTCATGCCCCCGCCATTCAGTTAGCCCAGGCCTTCAACATGGGAGTTTTTATTATTTCTCCAGCGGACAAAGGCGGCCTCCTCTATCAACCTTCACCCCAACTGCGGGAACTATGCCACCCGATTCATCCCCTCCATCTCACCTACCGCTTCTTGCTGAGTCAACCCGGCATCACCACCCTCAGTTTTGGCCCAGCCGGCCCGGATGAAGTCCCCTTTCCCCTCGAAGTTGCCGATCAAACCCATCCCCTGACGGATGCTGAAAAAGCTGCATTTTGGCGTATTGAAGACCATCTCCAGGCCACCCTAGGATTAGAACGGTGTCACCAATGCCAGGCCTGTTTACCCTGCCCCGAAGAAATCGCCATTCCTGAAATTTTACGATTACGGAATTTAACCGTGGGCCTGGGGATGGAAGAGTATGGAACCTATCGCTATCAGATGCTGGAAAAAGCGGGCCATTGGTTTCCGGGTCGCCAAGGAGCGCGATGTACAGACTGTGGAGATTGTTTGCCCCGCTGCCCCAGCCAGTTGAATATTCCAGCCCTCTTGCGGGAGACCCATAGCCAATTACGGGGGCCTGGACGGCGGCGACTCTGGGAGGGGAATTAG
- the petC gene encoding cytochrome b6-f complex iron-sulfur subunit, producing MAQLSTSADVPDMGRRQFMNLLAFGAVTGTALGALYPVIRYFIPPSSGGAGGGLVAKDELGNDILVSAYLEKHLAGDRSLAQGLKGDPTYIVVTEDHTIANYGLNAVCTHLGCVVPWNISENKFICPCHGSQYDSTGKVVRGPAPLSLALANATVTDDKVVFTPWTETDFRTGKEPWWA from the coding sequence ATGGCTCAACTCTCTACATCCGCTGATGTTCCCGATATGGGGCGGCGGCAGTTTATGAACCTTTTGGCCTTTGGTGCCGTCACTGGTACTGCTTTGGGGGCCCTTTATCCGGTGATTCGTTACTTCATTCCGCCTTCTTCCGGGGGAGCAGGGGGTGGCCTGGTGGCCAAAGATGAACTGGGTAATGACATTCTGGTGAGTGCCTACTTGGAAAAACATCTGGCGGGTGATCGGTCTTTGGCCCAAGGCCTGAAGGGTGATCCGACCTATATCGTCGTCACAGAAGATCACACTATTGCCAATTACGGCCTCAATGCGGTCTGTACCCACTTGGGTTGCGTTGTCCCCTGGAATATCAGCGAAAACAAATTTATCTGTCCTTGTCATGGCTCTCAATATGACAGTACGGGTAAAGTGGTTCGGGGGCCGGCTCCCCTATCTTTGGCCTTGGCCAATGCAACTGTCACCGATGACAAAGTGGTCTTTACCCCTTGGACTGAGACCGATTTTCGGACTGGCAAAGAACCTTGGTGGGCTTAG